The Bacteroidota bacterium genome includes the window CAGTTCACAGTATTTTGAATACATGCGGAACAAGTCGCCTGCAAAAATGCTGGCTTCGTCTCCGCCTGTACCTGCGCGGATTTCCATGATGGCGTTCTTGTCATCTTCAGGATCGGAAGGGATCAACAGGAGTTGAAGATTCTCTTCCAGGGTTGGCATTTTGGTGATGAGACCTTCCAGCTCTTCTTTTGCCATTTGCCTCAGCTCATCATCCTTTTCCGTGTCAAGTATATTTTTATCAGCTTCAATATTGCTGGTGATGGTTTTGTATTCGTTATATGCTTTCACTACCCTTTCAAGCTCCTTGTATTCCTTATTGAGCTTAATGTAGCGCTTCATATCGGACATGACGGCCGGATCGTTGATTTGCTGACCCATTTCCTCGAACCGGAGTTTTAATCCTTCGAGTCTTTCGATTATCATGCTATTGTCCATAAACTTTTCTCCTTTTCTAAGTGCAAAAGTAATAAAAAAATGTTACCACTAAACGACTATGCAATAAATCGGTGCGGGCTTTCTTTGCCGTCTGCTTCAGCTGACGGATTTAGAATATTTATAATTGGGGTACTTTGGCCCAATTCTTTAAAGATTTTTGCTGTTCAGAATGATAAATGTTTTGGCTAAAACCGGAATATAAATCAACTTTTATCCGTTGGCTAAAGCCAACGGCAATGAAAAATGCACATGAAACATTCATCCCTTTCGGGATTTATTGTAAAAGTGATGGCTAAAAATTATTGGCGTTTATATTATTGCCGTCTGCTTCAGCTGACGGAAAAGGAATTCGGAATTCTATTGGCTTTAGCCCAAATTGAATATTCAAAATAATGCCGGGATATTTGGCTAAAGCCGGGAAATGATTTGAATCTGAGAGAAGGCAGTGTTTTGAAAGGCCTATATAAAAATAAAGGCACCTTGCAGGGTGCCTTTATCTATGATCTATGTTGGTGTTTTTTATAAAACTGATTTCTTGATTTCTTTGAGATTTTTCATGACATTATTTTCGCCGCGGCCGAAATAATCATGTAACCGTTTATATTCGGCATATAATTTTTCGTAAACCTTGACATTCTCGGGTATTGGCTTGTAGTATTTGTCTTTAACCTTTGCCATAACCTTTGCTGCGTCAACGATATCGTCATATCCGCCTTTTGCTTTGCCGGCAGCTACTGCTCCGAACATTGCAGAACCCAGAGCCGGTGCTTGCGGTGATCCGGAGATATGGATTTCCCTATTGGTGACATCAGAATAGATCTGCATCATCAGTTCATTTTTCTCAGCGATGCCGCCTGCTGCGTAAAGTTCGTGAATGGGAACTCCATTTTCGCTGAATGTGTCCACAATCATACGGGTACCGTATGCAGTGGCTTCAATCAGGGCACGGTAAATTTCTTCGGGTTTGGTGAGCAGGGTCATGCCAAGCATCATGCCGGTGAGGTCAACGTCCACCAGAACGGAACGGTTGCCGTTCCACCAGTCGAGTGCCAGAAGCCCGTTTTCGCCCGGTTTGAGTTTTGCGGCTTTATCGGTCAGCAGATGGTGTGCATCAATTCCAAGTTTTTTTGCTTCTTCGGCATATTCAACCGGGAAGAGGCTGCTTACAAACCAGTCGAAATGATCGCCCACGCAGGATTGTCCGGCTTCATAGCCCAGATACCCGGGGATAATGCCATCTTCAACAACACCGCACATTCCGGGAACGATTTTTTCTTTTTCACCCAAAACCATGTGGCAGGTGGACGTACCCATGATCATCAACAGTTTGCCGGGGCTGGTAATGCCGACAGCAGGTACAGCAACGTGTGCATCAACATTGGCAACGGCAACAGCAGTTCCTGGTTTTAAACCGATGTGGGATGCTGCTGCAGGAGTGATTTCACCAGCTTTTGCACCGATGGGATAAATTTTTGTGCTCAGTTTTTCTTCAACTAAATTTTCCATCCGCGGATCCAGGGCTTTGAAGAATTCCTTGGAGGGGTATCCTTTTTGCTTGTTCCACATGGCTTTATATCCAGCAGTGCAGCTGTTCCGTTTTTCTTCACCGGTGAGCTGCATGATGACCCAGTCGGTGGCTTCAATAAATCTGTCGGCTGCTGCATAAATTTCAGGAGCTTCGTTCAGAATCTGCCAAATTTTGGGCATTAACCATTCGGAAGAAATTTTCCCCCCGTAGCGTTGCAGGAAATCTTCACCTCTTTCGGCAGCAATCTGGTTGAGCCTGTTGGCTTCATCCTGTGCTGCATGGTGCTTCCAAAGCTTGACGTAGCTGTGGGGATTGGATTTGTATTTTTCATCAAAGCATAAGGGTGTTCCTTTTTTGTCAATGGGCAACATGGTGCAGGCAGTAAAATCTATGCCCATACCAATAACATCATCACTGCTTATGCCTGATTCTTTTAGAACTGCCGGGATAGTCTCGTGCAAAACTTCGAGATAATCGTAAGGATGTTGCAATGCCCAGTCCGGTTCAAGTTTTGTTTTCCCATCCGGCAGGTATTCATCCATAACAGCATGGGTATAATTTTTCGTGGCTGTGGCTACTTCGTTGCCGTTGGATACGTCAACTAAAACTGCACGCCCTGAAAGCGTTCCGTAATCGACTCCGATTACATATTTTTTTGCACTCATATTTAATTAGTTGATTAGATTTTTATTATTTGAATAATATTTGATCCTGGGAGAAAAACGTAAAATCCAGGCTGATTATTTTTTACTTTGACCGTAATAGGCTCCCGGCCCGTGTTTTCTGTGGTAATGTTTGTCGAGCAGGTATTGGTCAACGCCGGGTACCTGTTGCAAAGTCAATGTATGATGAGCCATTTTTGCAACATATTCAAGTACTACAGCATTGTGTACTGCATTGTCGGGATCGGTTCCCCAGGAAAAAGGGCCATGTCCGTTTACCAATACAGCTGGAATTTCCAGCGGATCCTTGTTCTGGAATGTTTCAATGATGACATTCCCGGTTTCTTTTTCATAAGCGCTTTCTATTTCCTCACGGGTGAGTTTACGGGTGCAGGGAATAGGCCCGTAAAAATAGTCGGCATGGGTAGTTCCCAGGGCAGGTATGGATTCCCCTGCCTGTGCCCAGGTAGTGGCCCATTCGGAATGGGTATGGACCACTCCTCCAATATTTTTAAATGCTTTGTACAGGGCTATATGAGTAGGCGTGTCGGATGAAGGATTTAGCTTTCCTTCAACGATATGGCCTTCCAGGTCAACAACCGTCATATCTTCAGGTTTCAGGTCGTCATAAGAAACCCCGCTGGGTTTGATGACTACCAGCCCTTTTCCCCTGTCTATGCCACTTACATTTCCCCAGGTAAAAATAACCAGGCCATGTTTTACAAGGTCGATGTTGGCTTTAAAAACTGATTTTTTTAAATCTTCGAGCATAATCTTGCTAAATAAAATTTCTCTAACTTCTGGTATTGAATATTTTGGTGGAAAACATAAGCCTGTCAATGCTTGATTGACAGGCTGTGAACAGTTTATTCAAAAGGATTTTCGTCTTTGTATAACATGCCTTTGGGCTGATTGAAGGAAACATCACAAACGCCCAGCATCTTAAGGGCTGCAAACAAAGCTTTCCCTTCATGCCTGAAGCCTATTCCTGCATGATGAGGAAATTGTTTAGCGATCAAGGCATGGCGGTAGAAACGTCCCATCTCTTTAACGGCAAATACACCGATACTTCCAAATGATTTTGGATTGATGTTCAGTACTTCACCTTCAGCAACATAAGCACGCAACTGGGTGTCGGCAGTCGACTGCAGTCTGAATAAAGTGATATCTCCGGGTTTGATCACCCCATCGAGAGTACCGCGGGTGATGTTGGGCTCAACTCCGGGTTCCAGCAAACGGTGCATGATACGCTGATAGGTCATGGCAGCATTATTTACCAGGCAGGAAGCTGTATTTCCGCAATGGAAACCCATAAAGAGGTCGTGAGGTTTGTAGTCTTTTACTTCGCCCTTGGCTGCTTCGTACATGTCGTAAGGTACGGTATTGTTGATGTCCAGTAAGGTTGCAGGAGAAAGGGTTGCACAGGTAAGGATGTATTCACTCAGGGCACCGTAAATGTCTGTTTCGCAAGCTATAGGAATGCCTTTGGCAGCAAAACGGGAATTGACATAGCAGGGGACAAATCCAAA containing:
- the araB gene encoding ribulokinase; protein product: MSAKKYVIGVDYGTLSGRAVLVDVSNGNEVATATKNYTHAVMDEYLPDGKTKLEPDWALQHPYDYLEVLHETIPAVLKESGISSDDVIGMGIDFTACTMLPIDKKGTPLCFDEKYKSNPHSYVKLWKHHAAQDEANRLNQIAAERGEDFLQRYGGKISSEWLMPKIWQILNEAPEIYAAADRFIEATDWVIMQLTGEEKRNSCTAGYKAMWNKQKGYPSKEFFKALDPRMENLVEEKLSTKIYPIGAKAGEITPAAASHIGLKPGTAVAVANVDAHVAVPAVGITSPGKLLMIMGTSTCHMVLGEKEKIVPGMCGVVEDGIIPGYLGYEAGQSCVGDHFDWFVSSLFPVEYAEEAKKLGIDAHHLLTDKAAKLKPGENGLLALDWWNGNRSVLVDVDLTGMMLGMTLLTKPEEIYRALIEATAYGTRMIVDTFSENGVPIHELYAAGGIAEKNELMMQIYSDVTNREIHISGSPQAPALGSAMFGAVAAGKAKGGYDDIVDAAKVMAKVKDKYYKPIPENVKVYEKLYAEYKRLHDYFGRGENNVMKNLKEIKKSVL
- a CDS encoding L-ribulose-5-phosphate 4-epimerase, with protein sequence MLEDLKKSVFKANIDLVKHGLVIFTWGNVSGIDRGKGLVVIKPSGVSYDDLKPEDMTVVDLEGHIVEGKLNPSSDTPTHIALYKAFKNIGGVVHTHSEWATTWAQAGESIPALGTTHADYFYGPIPCTRKLTREEIESAYEKETGNVIIETFQNKDPLEIPAVLVNGHGPFSWGTDPDNAVHNAVVLEYVAKMAHHTLTLQQVPGVDQYLLDKHYHRKHGPGAYYGQSKK
- a CDS encoding fucose isomerase, producing FGFVPCYVNSRFAAKGIPIACETDIYGALSEYILTCATLSPATLLDINNTVPYDMYEAAKGEVKDYKPHDLFMGFHCGNTASCLVNNAAMTYQRIMHRLLEPGVEPNITRGTLDGVIKPGDITLFRLQSTADTQLRAYVAEGEVLNINPKSFGSIGVFAVKEMGRFYRHALIAKQFPHHAGIGFRHEGKALFAALKMLGVCDVSFNQPKGMLYKDENPFE